One genomic segment of Natrononativus amylolyticus includes these proteins:
- a CDS encoding branched-chain amino acid transaminase, whose translation MSFEEMDVDTIWMDGEFVDWDDAQIHVLTHGLHYGTGVFEGARCYETEDGPAIFRWDEHVERLFASCKPYEMEIDHDPEELTEATKELITRQDLTSCYIRPIAFYGYESLGVSPGDCPTRIAIAAWPWGTYLGEEALENGIDVMVSSWRKHSSSQIPTNAKTTGLYVNSMLAGEEARRNGYAEAIVLNKEGHVAEGPGENIFLVRDGEIFTPGLSESILDGITRDSVITIARDLGYTVHDNVTISRGELNTADELFFTGSAAEVTPIRKVDNVVVDDGTRGPVTEEIQSRFFDVVERHTDDYDEWFTYIQ comes from the coding sequence ATGAGCTTCGAGGAGATGGACGTCGACACGATCTGGATGGACGGGGAGTTCGTCGACTGGGACGACGCGCAGATCCACGTACTCACTCACGGCCTCCACTACGGCACCGGCGTCTTCGAGGGCGCGCGCTGTTACGAGACCGAAGACGGCCCCGCGATCTTCCGGTGGGACGAGCACGTCGAACGGCTCTTCGCGTCGTGTAAACCCTACGAGATGGAGATCGACCACGATCCCGAGGAGCTCACCGAGGCGACGAAAGAACTCATCACCCGCCAGGACCTCACCTCGTGTTATATCCGCCCGATCGCGTTCTACGGCTACGAGAGCCTCGGCGTGAGCCCCGGCGACTGTCCCACCCGGATCGCCATCGCCGCCTGGCCGTGGGGCACCTACCTCGGCGAGGAGGCCCTCGAGAACGGCATCGACGTGATGGTCTCCTCGTGGCGCAAGCACTCCTCGAGCCAGATCCCGACGAACGCGAAGACCACCGGACTGTACGTCAACAGCATGCTCGCCGGCGAGGAGGCCCGCAGAAACGGTTATGCTGAGGCCATCGTGCTGAACAAGGAGGGTCACGTCGCGGAGGGTCCCGGCGAGAACATCTTCCTCGTGCGCGACGGCGAGATCTTCACGCCCGGCCTCTCGGAGTCGATCCTCGACGGCATCACCCGCGACTCCGTGATCACGATCGCCCGCGACCTGGGCTACACCGTCCACGACAACGTCACCATCTCTCGAGGCGAACTCAACACCGCCGACGAGCTGTTCTTCACCGGCTCGGCCGCCGAGGTGACGCCGATCCGGAAGGTCGACAACGTCGTCGTCGACGACGGCACCCGCGGCCCCGTCACCGAGGAGATCCAGTCGCGCTTCTTCGACGTCGTCGAGCGCCACACCGACGATTACGACGAGTGGTTCACGTACATACAATAA
- a CDS encoding DUF502 domain-containing protein — protein MTSWKRDFASGLIVLGPILVTLYIIYWLYGLIAGLTPGLILDADALHPLIGGQGPQAEQTREEIAQFLRVVVALTVLVILTLSVGYLMRTTVGGLVERIVDDVANRVPGLRVVYNASKMAAETAFGEQDSLQKPVKLQTWNGLRMTAFKTGKTTDDGREVLFLPTSPNITTGFVIEVESERITELDENVEDALTRVLSAGFGDADRNRGMDAGISIDVVDERKAGEGKADDD, from the coding sequence ATGACCTCGTGGAAGCGTGACTTCGCGAGCGGGCTCATCGTTCTCGGCCCGATCCTGGTCACCCTCTACATAATCTACTGGCTCTACGGACTCATCGCGGGTCTCACTCCGGGGCTGATTCTGGACGCGGATGCGCTCCACCCCCTCATCGGGGGTCAAGGCCCCCAGGCCGAGCAGACGCGCGAAGAGATCGCCCAGTTCCTGCGCGTCGTCGTCGCGCTGACGGTTCTCGTCATCCTGACGCTCTCCGTCGGCTACCTGATGCGGACGACCGTCGGCGGACTGGTTGAACGCATCGTCGACGACGTCGCCAACCGCGTTCCGGGGCTTCGAGTCGTCTACAACGCCTCGAAGATGGCGGCCGAGACCGCGTTCGGGGAACAGGATTCGCTGCAGAAGCCGGTCAAACTCCAGACCTGGAACGGGCTGCGGATGACCGCCTTCAAGACCGGGAAGACGACCGACGACGGGCGGGAAGTGCTGTTTTTACCGACCTCACCGAACATCACTACCGGGTTCGTCATCGAAGTCGAATCCGAGCGCATCACCGAACTCGACGAGAACGTCGAGGACGCGCTCACCAGGGTTCTCAGCGCCGGCTTCGGCGACGCCGACCGCAACCGGGGGATGGACGCGGGAATCTCTATCGACGTCGTCGACGAGCGGAAAGCGGGGGAGGGCAAAGCCGACGACGACTAA
- a CDS encoding proline dehydrogenase family protein has protein sequence MIPPIASRFVAGETPAEALDHVRTLNERNVRAIVNLLGEHYDDRVPAEADAAEYRALVEDIAGSNLEACISVKPSQIGLDLGEDVFREILDEIVETAAENGVFVWIDMEDHTTTDATLDAYEDLAHEHYGGEGSDGTRSSSEQWSDGGVGVCIQANLKRTREDVERLADVPGKIRFVKGAYDEPAELAYKDKAEVNREYKELLAYAFENFDEAAGIGIGSHDPEMIDYAISLHEEHGREFEIQMLMGVREDAQHELAEEYEMWQYVPYGGRWKSYFYRRVMERKENLWFALRAITGR, from the coding sequence ATGATACCGCCGATCGCGAGTCGGTTCGTCGCCGGGGAGACGCCCGCCGAGGCTCTTGATCACGTCCGAACGTTGAACGAACGAAACGTCCGCGCCATCGTCAACTTACTCGGCGAACACTACGACGACCGCGTTCCCGCCGAAGCCGACGCGGCGGAGTATCGGGCGCTCGTCGAGGACATCGCGGGGTCGAACCTCGAGGCCTGCATCTCGGTGAAACCCTCCCAGATCGGGCTCGACCTCGGCGAGGACGTCTTCCGCGAGATCCTCGACGAGATCGTCGAGACGGCCGCCGAGAACGGCGTGTTCGTCTGGATCGACATGGAAGATCACACGACGACCGACGCGACGCTGGACGCCTACGAGGACCTCGCACACGAGCACTACGGCGGTGAGGGTTCCGACGGAACGCGATCCTCGTCGGAGCAGTGGTCCGACGGCGGCGTCGGCGTCTGCATTCAGGCGAACCTGAAACGGACCCGCGAGGACGTCGAGCGGCTGGCGGACGTTCCCGGGAAGATCCGCTTCGTCAAGGGAGCTTACGACGAGCCCGCGGAACTCGCCTACAAGGACAAAGCGGAGGTCAACAGAGAGTACAAGGAACTCCTCGCGTACGCCTTCGAGAACTTCGACGAGGCCGCCGGGATCGGAATCGGCAGCCACGACCCGGAGATGATCGACTACGCGATCTCCCTCCACGAGGAACACGGCCGCGAGTTCGAGATCCAGATGTTGATGGGCGTCCGCGAGGACGCCCAGCACGAGCTGGCCGAGGAGTACGAGATGTGGCAGTACGTCCCCTACGGTGGGCGCTGGAAGTCGTACTTCTACCGGCGCGTGATGGAACGGAAGGAGAACCTCTGGTTCGCGCTACGAGCGATCACCGGCCGCTAA
- a CDS encoding aspartate aminotransferase family protein: protein MTAGPAIDELHYEEAPNVDDVPGPRSRELLETQREIDSSAVAYPEDIPIAFEEGKGATVRDVDGNTYIDMFAGIGVLNVGRANPYVLEAVHEQADKLVHTVDFPTEARLELIEKLDEIAPDELRGNQKVVFGGPTGSDAIEASIKLAKYNTGGDGLIAFRGAYHGATTGAMSLTSNKGFKERYTPLLPEVVHAPYPDPFRQEKAPQEAVDHALEEVQAIVEDPYGGLANPAGIFVEPIQGEGGVITPPEGFLQGLRDIADDNGLPLVFDEIQSGLGRTGQWWANDWEGVTPDVMTSAKALGGVGFPLSATIYHEDLDTWGSGDHAGTYRGHVVAMRAGTRAIEYIQDHDLLAHARELGEYIRDRLEEIADDNEFLGDVRGRGLFIGAEFVDGGEPARDLVDEIQQYCFEHGVLVWTAGRHGNVLRLLPPLVLTRDLAETALDVIADGIEHATADAR from the coding sequence ATGACCGCAGGCCCAGCGATCGACGAGCTACACTACGAGGAGGCACCGAACGTCGACGACGTTCCCGGTCCGCGCTCGCGGGAACTGCTCGAGACCCAGCGGGAGATCGACAGCAGCGCGGTCGCCTACCCCGAGGACATCCCGATCGCCTTCGAGGAGGGAAAGGGAGCGACGGTTCGGGACGTCGACGGCAACACCTACATCGACATGTTCGCCGGCATCGGCGTGCTCAACGTCGGTCGCGCGAACCCCTACGTGCTCGAGGCCGTCCACGAGCAGGCCGACAAGCTCGTCCACACGGTCGACTTCCCGACCGAAGCGCGCCTCGAGTTGATCGAGAAACTCGACGAGATCGCTCCCGACGAGCTCCGGGGGAACCAGAAGGTCGTCTTCGGCGGCCCAACCGGCAGCGACGCCATCGAGGCGTCGATCAAACTCGCGAAGTACAACACTGGCGGCGATGGCCTGATCGCGTTCCGCGGGGCGTACCACGGCGCGACCACCGGCGCGATGAGCCTGACCTCGAACAAGGGGTTCAAGGAACGCTACACGCCGCTGCTCCCCGAAGTCGTCCACGCGCCCTACCCCGATCCGTTCCGCCAGGAGAAGGCGCCACAGGAGGCCGTCGATCACGCCTTAGAGGAGGTCCAGGCGATCGTCGAGGACCCCTACGGCGGGCTCGCGAACCCGGCGGGCATCTTCGTCGAACCGATCCAGGGCGAAGGCGGCGTGATCACCCCGCCGGAGGGGTTCCTCCAGGGACTACGCGACATCGCCGACGACAACGGCCTTCCGCTCGTGTTCGACGAGATCCAGAGCGGACTCGGCCGCACCGGCCAGTGGTGGGCCAACGACTGGGAGGGCGTCACGCCCGACGTGATGACCTCGGCGAAGGCGCTGGGCGGCGTGGGCTTCCCGTTGTCGGCGACGATCTACCACGAGGATCTCGACACCTGGGGATCGGGCGACCACGCCGGCACCTACCGCGGTCACGTCGTCGCGATGCGAGCCGGCACCCGCGCCATCGAGTACATCCAGGACCACGACCTGCTGGCTCACGCCCGCGAACTGGGCGAGTACATCCGAGATCGGCTCGAGGAGATCGCCGACGACAACGAGTTCCTCGGGGACGTCCGCGGTCGGGGGCTGTTCATCGGCGCTGAGTTCGTCGACGGCGGCGAACCCGCCCGCGACCTCGTCGACGAGATCCAGCAGTACTGCTTCGAACACGGCGTCCTCGTCTGGACGGCCGGCCGGCACGGCAACGTCCTCCGGCTACTGCCGCCGCTCGTACTCACCCGCGACCTCGCGGAGACGGCGCTGGACGTGATCGCCGACGGGATCGAACACGCCACCGCCGACGCGCGGTAA
- a CDS encoding amidohydrolase, producing MSRDVRSRLAGLRRDFHRHPEPGWCEFRTTARIVDELERIGVDELYVGREALSSAHRMAVPPESELVPWLDRAREAGVRADVLERTADGHTGAVAVLERGEGPTVGLRVDMDGISLRESTEAGHRPADEGFRSEHDGYMHACGHDAHATIALGVLEAVKEGEFAGTFKAFFQPAEEMSGGGKPMAESGHVDDVDYLFAVHLGLENPTGTVVAGVEKPLAMAHLTATFEEASAHAGKAPDGGANAMQAMTTAVQNAYAIPRHSEGMTRVNFGRVEGGTASNVIAEEITLEGEVRGETTALMEYTRTELERVLYAAAEMHDCDVTPRVVSESPRTDSDARLRDFVGEVAATVPGVERVVPTADFGASEDATYLMERVQRNGGLATYLLVGTDHPTSHHTPTFDIDDRSLEIGVDVLTDSVIALSQRRP from the coding sequence ATGTCTCGCGACGTACGATCCCGGCTGGCGGGGTTACGACGTGACTTCCACCGCCACCCCGAACCGGGCTGGTGTGAGTTCCGGACGACCGCCCGGATCGTCGACGAACTCGAGCGGATCGGCGTCGACGAGCTGTACGTCGGCCGCGAGGCCCTCTCCTCGGCCCACCGGATGGCGGTTCCACCGGAGTCGGAGCTCGTACCGTGGCTCGATCGCGCCCGCGAGGCGGGCGTTCGCGCCGACGTACTCGAGCGAACCGCCGACGGCCACACGGGGGCGGTCGCCGTCCTCGAGCGCGGCGAGGGGCCGACGGTCGGCCTCCGTGTCGACATGGACGGCATCTCGCTCCGGGAGTCGACCGAGGCCGGCCACCGACCCGCAGACGAGGGGTTTCGCTCCGAACACGACGGGTACATGCACGCCTGCGGCCACGACGCCCACGCGACGATCGCGCTCGGCGTTCTGGAGGCGGTGAAAGAAGGCGAGTTCGCGGGCACGTTCAAGGCGTTCTTCCAGCCGGCCGAGGAGATGTCCGGGGGCGGGAAGCCGATGGCCGAGAGCGGCCACGTCGACGACGTCGACTACCTGTTCGCCGTACACCTCGGCCTCGAGAACCCGACCGGAACGGTCGTCGCGGGCGTCGAGAAGCCGCTGGCGATGGCCCACCTGACCGCGACGTTCGAGGAGGCGAGCGCCCACGCCGGGAAGGCGCCCGACGGGGGCGCGAACGCGATGCAGGCGATGACGACCGCGGTCCAGAACGCCTACGCGATCCCCCGCCACAGCGAGGGGATGACCCGGGTGAACTTCGGGCGCGTCGAGGGCGGCACCGCGAGCAACGTCATCGCCGAGGAGATCACCCTCGAGGGCGAGGTTCGCGGGGAGACGACGGCGCTCATGGAGTACACTCGGACGGAACTCGAGCGGGTGCTGTACGCCGCCGCGGAGATGCACGACTGCGACGTCACCCCCCGGGTCGTCAGCGAGTCGCCGCGAACGGACAGCGACGCCCGCCTCCGCGATTTCGTCGGGGAGGTCGCGGCGACCGTTCCGGGCGTCGAGCGCGTCGTGCCAACCGCCGACTTCGGGGCGAGCGAGGACGCGACCTACCTGATGGAGCGCGTCCAGCGAAACGGTGGACTCGCGACGTACCTGCTCGTCGGCACCGACCACCCGACGAGCCACCACACGCCGACGTTCGATATCGACGACCGCAGCCTCGAGATCGGCGTCGACGTGCTGACTGACAGCGTCATCGCGCTCTCACAGCGCCGGCCGTAA
- a CDS encoding BCCT family transporter yields MTDGGDGTIGRFLEELDLVVFAFGALLSVGVIVAFFVDRSFVESRIDLIHGEMLSYLSWALLVIVFLVVVFLLFLIVGPWGKIRLGEEEPEYSFFSFFAMLYSAGFAAGVVFWGPTEGLFYYDDPNPLFGVEGGTSEAVPLAIQQTLFHWALPQLAVFTIMGIAIGYFAYNYEGVPLRVSSALTPLIGKDNLDGPFAKLIDILAVFATIGGVATSLGFIGSQFVTGLDYQWGLDFGDTGILLVVTTMTVLFTISMVLGIDRGIRRLSNFNMGLFALLTLATFIVGPTMFLVLVGAQAMGGMISDFVAMSLYTGAGEGGTGWVEDWTVFYWAWALSWSPFAGLFIARISKGRTVREVAFTGIVATSAATIPWFTFVGGTAVWAQHTGAADFGEVLAGDAGAEVSGFILFEALTFSMDLGVTEITVPVGSALILAFMILVTTFFVTSADSSTLAVSMMTTGGKAQPSTINRLFWGIVLGLTAAILMILGGDAGAGALEQAVVITGAPFAFVCFLALVSLIKDFSGSQGRLLLQERTVLFGSSSSKSDDSTATADPTDD; encoded by the coding sequence GTGACAGACGGGGGGGACGGGACGATCGGCAGGTTCCTCGAGGAACTGGACCTGGTCGTCTTCGCTTTCGGTGCGCTGTTGTCGGTTGGGGTGATCGTCGCGTTCTTCGTCGATCGGAGCTTCGTCGAGAGCAGGATCGACCTGATTCACGGCGAGATGCTCAGCTACCTGAGCTGGGCGCTGCTGGTGATCGTGTTCCTCGTCGTCGTCTTCCTGCTGTTTCTGATCGTCGGGCCGTGGGGGAAGATCAGACTCGGCGAGGAGGAGCCCGAGTACAGCTTCTTCTCGTTTTTCGCGATGCTGTACTCCGCGGGGTTCGCCGCCGGCGTCGTCTTCTGGGGGCCGACGGAGGGGCTGTTCTACTACGACGATCCGAACCCCCTGTTCGGCGTCGAAGGCGGGACGAGCGAGGCCGTTCCACTGGCGATCCAGCAGACGCTGTTCCACTGGGCGCTGCCCCAGCTGGCGGTGTTCACCATCATGGGGATCGCCATCGGCTACTTCGCGTACAACTACGAGGGGGTGCCCCTGCGCGTCTCCTCGGCGCTCACGCCGCTCATCGGAAAGGACAACCTCGACGGACCGTTCGCGAAGCTCATCGACATCCTCGCAGTGTTCGCGACGATCGGCGGCGTCGCGACCTCGCTCGGGTTCATCGGCAGCCAGTTCGTCACCGGCCTCGATTACCAGTGGGGTCTCGACTTCGGTGACACCGGAATCCTCCTCGTCGTGACGACGATGACGGTGCTGTTTACGATTTCGATGGTTCTGGGGATCGACCGCGGCATCCGGCGGCTCTCGAACTTCAACATGGGGCTGTTCGCCCTGCTCACGCTCGCGACGTTCATCGTCGGTCCGACGATGTTCCTCGTGCTGGTCGGCGCACAGGCGATGGGTGGGATGATCAGCGACTTCGTCGCGATGAGCCTCTACACCGGTGCTGGCGAGGGCGGCACCGGCTGGGTCGAAGACTGGACGGTCTTCTACTGGGCGTGGGCGCTCTCGTGGTCGCCGTTCGCCGGGCTGTTCATCGCCCGCATCTCCAAGGGCCGCACCGTCCGAGAGGTCGCCTTTACGGGCATCGTGGCGACGTCCGCCGCGACGATTCCGTGGTTCACGTTCGTCGGCGGCACCGCCGTCTGGGCACAGCACACCGGCGCCGCGGACTTCGGTGAGGTGCTGGCGGGCGACGCCGGAGCGGAGGTCTCCGGGTTCATCCTCTTCGAGGCGCTCACGTTTTCGATGGACCTCGGCGTGACCGAGATCACCGTGCCCGTCGGCTCGGCGTTGATCCTCGCATTCATGATCCTCGTGACGACGTTCTTCGTCACGTCGGCGGACTCCTCGACGCTCGCCGTTTCGATGATGACCACCGGCGGGAAGGCCCAGCCCTCGACGATCAACCGGCTCTTCTGGGGGATCGTCCTCGGGCTGACGGCCGCGATCCTGATGATCCTCGGCGGCGACGCCGGCGCCGGCGCCCTCGAGCAGGCGGTCGTCATCACCGGCGCGCCGTTCGCGTTCGTCTGCTTCCTCGCGCTGGTGTCGCTGATCAAAGACTTCAGCGGCAGTCAGGGTCGCCTGTTGCTCCAGGAGCGGACGGTGCTCTTCGGCTCGAGTTCGTCGAAATCCGACGACTCCACCGCGACGGCCGATCCGACAGACGACTAA
- a CDS encoding aspartate aminotransferase family protein: MDRDTAEPEVDVFPGPNAQRWVEFHGSNAAPSEYSHEFVWDVTREADGPFVTDVDGNVLLDFTCHIGAAPLGYNNEKLLEKLEAFDLVEPMKIAGQDMYFGAGPTPEESAVPGSSHLMEKLVEVSSQYGMDTVFLSNSGAEAVENAMKITNDYRAPAKYGVAFAGSFHGRTVGTLSVTKSKEIYTRHYPQIDGIETVPFCADRGCDAGSCDCGFFAGGGSQLRNSLSPEGGHLNPEEIAFLILEPIQGVGGYRFPSEAFMQEVADVTSEYDIPLVVDEIQSGIGRTGEIWASDHYAIEPDVISAAKALRVGATISRSEIFPSEKNRLGSTFGGGDLLGSMMGALTLEAIEEYDLLENATERGEQAKELLRDDTPDHVVDVRGKGLMLAVEFDTPERRNDVVKESLERGLLTLGCGKKTIRLLPPLDSSEREIELGIGIFCKAVEAVGSSAKTA; encoded by the coding sequence ATGGACAGGGACACCGCCGAACCGGAGGTAGACGTGTTCCCCGGGCCGAACGCCCAGCGATGGGTCGAGTTCCACGGGTCGAACGCGGCCCCGAGCGAGTACTCCCACGAGTTCGTCTGGGACGTCACCCGCGAGGCCGACGGACCGTTCGTCACGGACGTCGACGGCAACGTTCTGCTCGACTTCACCTGCCACATCGGGGCGGCGCCGCTCGGCTACAACAACGAGAAGCTCCTCGAGAAACTCGAGGCGTTCGACCTCGTCGAGCCGATGAAGATCGCCGGCCAGGACATGTACTTCGGGGCCGGCCCCACCCCCGAGGAGTCGGCGGTGCCCGGCTCGAGTCACCTGATGGAGAAACTGGTCGAGGTCTCGAGTCAGTACGGGATGGACACCGTCTTCCTCTCGAACTCCGGCGCCGAGGCCGTCGAGAACGCGATGAAGATCACGAACGACTACCGCGCGCCAGCGAAGTACGGCGTCGCCTTCGCCGGCAGCTTCCACGGGCGCACCGTCGGCACCCTCTCGGTGACGAAGTCGAAGGAGATCTACACCCGCCACTACCCCCAGATCGACGGCATCGAGACGGTGCCCTTTTGTGCCGACCGGGGCTGTGACGCGGGCAGTTGCGACTGCGGCTTCTTCGCCGGCGGCGGTTCGCAGCTGCGGAACTCGCTGTCGCCAGAGGGCGGCCACCTCAACCCCGAGGAGATCGCCTTCCTGATCCTCGAGCCGATCCAGGGCGTCGGCGGCTACCGCTTCCCCAGCGAGGCGTTCATGCAGGAAGTGGCGGACGTCACAAGCGAGTACGACATCCCGCTCGTCGTCGACGAGATCCAGTCGGGCATCGGCCGCACCGGCGAGATCTGGGCCTCGGACCACTACGCGATCGAACCCGACGTCATCTCGGCCGCGAAGGCGCTGCGCGTCGGCGCGACCATCTCCCGGTCGGAGATCTTCCCGAGCGAGAAGAACCGGCTGGGCTCGACGTTCGGCGGCGGCGACCTGCTCGGCTCGATGATGGGCGCGCTCACCCTCGAGGCCATCGAGGAGTACGATTTGCTCGAAAACGCCACCGAGCGCGGCGAGCAGGCGAAGGAACTGCTCCGCGACGACACACCGGATCACGTCGTCGACGTCCGCGGGAAGGGTCTGATGCTCGCCGTCGAGTTCGACACGCCGGAGCGTCGAAACGACGTCGTGAAGGAGTCGCTCGAGCGCGGCCTCCTGACGCTCGGCTGCGGCAAGAAGACGATCCGGCTGCTCCCGCCGCTGGACTCGAGCGAACGCGAGATCGAGCTGGGCATCGGAATCTTCTGCAAGGCCGTCGAGGCGGTCGGCTCGAGCGCGAAAACGGCGTAA
- a CDS encoding ester cyclase encodes MPEATTPDVDRLMSDYVDLRNGDLSKLDVLSDTFTFHLPIDEVRGRDAAEAMQREQEAAFPDFELTVDDMLADDDIVMWEWTVTGTHRGEWQGIPPTGREVAFAGMSKTVISEGKIQENWAYFDSRTLMAQLEDTA; translated from the coding sequence ATGCCAGAAGCAACGACACCGGATGTGGACCGACTCATGAGTGACTACGTTGACTTGCGGAACGGGGACCTTTCAAAGCTGGACGTGCTGTCCGATACGTTCACGTTTCATCTGCCGATCGACGAAGTCCGTGGCCGCGACGCAGCGGAAGCTATGCAGCGCGAACAGGAGGCGGCGTTCCCCGACTTCGAATTAACGGTGGACGATATGCTCGCTGACGACGACATCGTCATGTGGGAGTGGACGGTGACGGGCACACACAGGGGGGAGTGGCAGGGTATCCCGCCGACCGGGCGTGAAGTGGCGTTCGCAGGGATGTCGAAAACGGTGATTTCGGAGGGGAAAATCCAGGAGAACTGGGCCTACTTCGACTCACGAACGCTCATGGCTCAACTCGAGGACACCGCGTAG
- the ilvA gene encoding threonine ammonia-lyase, with amino-acid sequence MSGDETPEDRVSLADVEDARDRIADVVHRTPLDTSSTFAELSGAASVGLKLENTQRTGSFKIRGAYNRMAQLSDDEREAGVIASSAGNHAQGVALAGELLGIETTIVVPEVTPAAKIEATRGYGAAVVIEGEIYERSYEYALERAGETGETFVHPFDDAAIIAGQGTIGLELLEQYPDLDTVLVAIGGGGLVSGIGTVLKAHDPAIRVIGVQPEGAFHAKPSLEADEIRELEDVDTIAEGIADTRLLETTFANAREVVDDVVAVSDREIAAAVALLAERAKTVAESAGAAPLAAALSEDLDLADEHVAVVVSGGNVNLTEHAELTRTGLYERGRYAEARLALAGWPTRIGDVIEVIEAEGAELDVLERARRGAGDEPNRVPVTVGLEGSGPEQLAGVLEAISELEGVSVAESDLE; translated from the coding sequence ATGAGCGGGGACGAGACGCCCGAGGACCGCGTCTCGCTCGCGGACGTCGAGGACGCTCGAGACCGGATCGCCGACGTCGTCCACCGAACGCCGCTCGACACCTCGAGCACCTTCGCCGAACTGAGCGGAGCCGCCTCGGTGGGCCTCAAACTCGAGAACACCCAGCGGACGGGCTCGTTCAAGATCCGCGGGGCGTACAACCGGATGGCACAGCTCTCCGACGACGAGCGCGAGGCGGGGGTGATCGCCTCGAGCGCGGGTAACCACGCCCAGGGAGTGGCGCTGGCGGGCGAGCTCCTCGGGATCGAGACGACGATCGTCGTCCCCGAGGTGACGCCCGCGGCGAAGATCGAGGCCACTCGAGGGTACGGCGCAGCGGTCGTGATCGAGGGCGAGATCTACGAGCGATCCTACGAGTACGCCCTCGAGCGAGCGGGAGAGACCGGCGAGACGTTCGTCCACCCCTTCGACGACGCGGCGATCATCGCCGGCCAGGGGACGATCGGCCTCGAACTCCTCGAGCAGTATCCCGACCTCGATACCGTCCTCGTCGCTATCGGCGGCGGCGGGCTCGTCTCGGGGATCGGCACCGTGTTGAAGGCACACGACCCCGCGATCCGCGTGATCGGCGTCCAGCCCGAGGGCGCCTTCCACGCCAAGCCGTCGCTCGAGGCCGACGAGATCCGCGAACTCGAGGACGTCGACACGATCGCGGAGGGGATCGCGGACACGCGACTGCTCGAGACCACGTTCGCGAACGCCCGCGAAGTCGTCGACGACGTGGTGGCAGTCAGCGACCGCGAGATCGCTGCCGCCGTCGCGCTGCTGGCCGAGCGCGCGAAGACGGTCGCCGAGAGCGCCGGCGCCGCGCCGCTGGCGGCCGCGCTCTCCGAGGATCTGGATCTCGCAGACGAGCACGTCGCCGTCGTCGTTTCGGGCGGCAACGTGAACCTCACGGAACACGCGGAGCTAACGCGGACCGGCCTCTACGAACGCGGGCGCTACGCCGAGGCCAGGCTGGCGCTTGCGGGGTGGCCGACGCGAATCGGCGACGTGATCGAGGTGATCGAGGCCGAGGGCGCGGAACTGGACGTCCTCGAGCGCGCCCGGCGAGGGGCGGGCGACGAGCCCAACCGGGTGCCGGTGACGGTGGGACTCGAGGGGAGCGGTCCCGAGCAGCTGGCGGGCGTACTCGAGGCGATTAGTGAACTCGAGGGGGTGTCGGTGGCCGAGAGCGATCTCGAGTAA